In Actinoplanes octamycinicus, the genomic window ACCGGCGATCCGCTGGCCGGCCTGGATCCGAAGGCGATGCGGGAGTGAACCTCGACCTTCCCGCCGACGCGCGGGCGTTCCGCGACGAGGTGCGCGCCTGGCTCGCCGCGAACGTTCCGGCCGAGCCGCTGCCCGCCATGGAGACACCGGCCGGGAACGCGGCGCACCGGGCCTGGGAGCGCCGGCTCGCCGACGCCCGGCTGGCGGTCGTCTCGTGGCCCGCCGAGTACGGCGGCCGGGCGGCGCCGCCGCTGCACGCGCTGCTGTTCGAGGAGGAGTACCACGCCGCCGGGGCGCCCGCGCGGATCGGGCAGAACGGCCTGTTCCTGCTGGCCCCGACGCTGTTCGCGGACGGGACGGCGGAGCAGCGGGACCGGGTGCTGCCGGCGATGGCCCGCGGCGAGCAGGTGTGGGCGCAGGCCTGGTCGGAGCCGGAGGCGGGCAGCGACCTGGCCGCGATCCGGTCCCGGGCGACCCGCGCCGACGGCGGCTGGCTGCTGTCCGGGCAGAAGACGTGGAGTTCGCGGGCGGTGCTGGCGGACCGGGCGTTCGGGCTGTTCCGCACCGGTCCGGCCGCGCTGACCTACGTGCTGTTCGACCTGCGCGCGCCGGGCGTCACCGTGCGACCTATCCGGCAGCTGGACGGCCGTCCCGGCTTCGCGGAGATCTTCCTGGAGGACGTGTTCGTGCCGGACGCGGACGTGGTCGGCGCGCCCGGCGACGGGTGGCGGATCGCGATGGGCACGGCCGGGCACGAGCGCGGGGTGGGGCTGCGCAGCCCGGGCCGGTTCACGGCGGCGGCGCGCCGGCTGGTGACGCTGTGGCAGGAGTCCGGTGACCCGGGTCTGCGGGACCGGGTGGCGGACGCGTGGATCGGGGCGCAGGCGTACCGGCTGCACGCGCTCGGCGGCTCGTCCTGCTCACCCAGCATGACCAAACTGTGCTGGTCGGACCTGGACGTGGCCCTGCACGAGACCGCCCTGGAGCTGCTCGGCCCGCACGCCGAGATCGACCGCTCGTGGACCGGCGGCTACCTGTTCGCGCTGGCCGGGCCGATCTACGCGGGCACCAACGAGATCCAGCGCGACATCGTCGCCACCCGGGCGCTGGGCCTGCCCCGATGAACCTGACCCCGTCGGCGGAGCAGGCGGCGTTCGCCGCCGGGCTGCACAACCTGCTGCGCGCGTCCGGGGTGCCGGCGGCCGCGGACGCCTGGGCCGCCGGCGACCACGGTCCCGGCCGGCGGCTCTGGTCGTCGCTGGCCGAGGCCGGGGTGACCGGGCTCGCCGTGCCGGCGCGCTGGGGCGGTCAGGGCGCCGAGCCGGCCGACCTGGTGGTCGCCGCCGAGCAACTGGGCCGCCACGCGGTCCCCGGCCCGGCCGCCGAGAGCCTGGCCGCCGTGCCCACTCTCCTGGCCGCCCTCGACGAGCCCGGCCGGTGGCTGCCCGCGCTGGCCGACGGCAGCCTGCTGGGCACCCTCGCCGCGCCGCCGTGGCTGCCGTACGCCCTCGACGCGGACGCCGCCGACGTGGTGCTGCTCGCCGGCCGCGGCCTGGCCGGCCTGGCCCGGGCCGGCGCCGGTCACCGCTCGCTGGACCGCACCCGGCGGCTGTTCGAGGTGGCCCCGGCCGGAACGCCCCAGCCCTGTCCCGCGATCGACCGGGCCCTGAACCTGGGCGCGCTGGTCTGCGCGGCCCAGCTGCTCGGCGCCGGCCGGGCGCTGCTGGACGCGGCCACCGAGCACGCCCGCACCCGGACCCAGTTCGGCGGCCCGATCGGGCGCTTCCAGGCGGTCCGGCACCGCCTCGCCGACGTCGCGGTCGACCTGGAGTTCGCCCGGCCGCTGCTCCACGCGGCCGCGGTGACCGTCAGCGCCCGGGACGTCTCGGCGGCGAAGGTCGCCTGCGCCGGCGCCGCGAACCGGGCCGCCCGCGTGGCCCTGCAGGTGCACGGCGCGATCGGCTACACGCAGGAGCTCGGTCTGGGCCGCTGGCTGACCAAGGTGAAGGCGCTCAGCCTGTCCTGGGGCACCCCGGCCGACCACCGGGCCCGGGTGCTGGCGGAGCTGGCCAAGGGGGACGCATGGACCTGACCGACGACCACAAGGCGCTGCGCGACGCCGTCCGGGGCCTGGTGGCCGACCGCCCGGACCCGCTGTGGCCACGACTGTGCAAGGAGATCGGCGTCGCCGGGCTGGCGGTCCCCTCGTCGTGCGGCGGGGCGGACGCCACCCTCCTGGAGTCGCACGTCGTGCTGGCCGAGCTGGCCCGGCAGCTCACCCCGTCGCCGATGCTGGGCAGCGCGGTGCTGGCCACCCAGGCCCTGCTGCGGGTCGGCGCCACCGGCCCGCTGCCGTCCCTGTGCGCCGGCGACCTGATCGCCACCCTGCTGTTCCTCCCGGACGGGGACGTCGCGGGACCGGACCGGTTGACCGGCGAGGCGACCCAGGTCCTCGACGCCTCGGCGGCCGGCCTCCTGCTGGCCGTCACCGGGGACACGCTCTGGGAGGTGGCGGCCGGCGACGTCGCCGTGCAGTCCTGCGACGTGCTCGACCGCACCCGCCCGCTGGCCGTGGCCCGCCTGGCCGGCGCGCCCGCCCACCGGCTCGGCAGCGCCCCCGGCCTGCGGTCCTGGCTGCGCGACCTGGCCTGCGTGGCGTTGAGCGCCGAGCAGGTCGGTGCCGCCTCCCGGGCGTTCGAGCTGACCCTCGCCCACGTCCGGCAGCGCGTCCAGTTCGGCCGCCCGATCGGCTCGTTCCAGGTGATCCAGCACCGCCTGGCCGAGGCCCACCTGAGCCTGGAAGCCGCCACCACCGCCTCCTGGACCGCCGCCGAAGCCGTGGCCGCCGGCTCGCCCGACGCTCCCACGCTGGCCGCGATGGCCAAGGTCCACTGCTCGGAGACCCAGCAGTCGATCGCCGCCGAGATGGTCCAGCTGCACGGCGGCATCGCCATCACCTGGGACCACGACGCCCACCGCTACCTGCGCCGCGCCCACGCCGACGCCCAGCTCTTCGACCCCCCGGCCACCCACCTCACCCGCCTCGCCGAGACGCTGCTGCCGGGCTGATTACGATCACTCGATGAGCGTCAATCCGGAACCTCCGCCCAGGGCACTCCGGCCGCGGTCCGGCCAGGAGCACCGACGGCGGATGACGGCCTACGGCTTCGGCTTCGCCCTGCTGCTTCTCCCGGCCGGTGGCGTCGCGCTCTTCTCCCTCGTCGTCCTCGCCTTCGAGGTGGCGAGTCGGGTGCTCACCCTGCTGGCGCTCGGCGCCGCGGCGGCCGGGGCGGTGTGCGGCGCGATGGCGCTGTCGGCCGCTTCCGAGGGCCGGACCGACCGCGCGCGGAAGCTGATGCGCGCCGGTTTCCTGCTCACCGCCGTCGCTGTCATCGGGACGCTGGCCATCCCGAAGCACGGCGAATAGCCACGGCGTTGCCGCCCCAGGAACGGAACCGATCCCAGAATCTCGCGTCCTCCGCCGCCTTCGCCGCCTGCCGCGCGGCCGCTTCGGCGCGGAACGGTCGAGCGCCTCGGCGACGTGGCCCTGCTGGATCAGCAGTTCCGCCAGCGGCACGGCGGTCCCGCGCGCGGCCTCCGGCTCGTCCCGCGCGGCCGGCGCGTGCGCCAGCGCCCGCGCGCGCAGTGCCAGTCACCGCTCTCGGCCTGCCGCCGCGCCTGCGCCAGGTGGCCGTGGCCGACCAGCGCCGCGGCCACCTCGGACGGGAGCCAGCCGTCAGCAGCGGACCGGCGGTAGTCCGGCGACGGGTGGCTCACGGCGGCAGACGATACCCGCGCGCCTGAGCTATGCCGTGCGCACGCCGGTGGCCAGGGTGGCTTCGACGAGGTCGGCGGCGTGGGTGGCGCCGCCGGTGGCGCGGGTCTGGGCCTTCAGGGTCGCGCAGCGGTCGGCCACGGCCGGGTCGGTGGTGAGGGCCAGCAGGGCCTCGCGGAGTTCGGCGGCGGTGACCGTGGCCGGGTCCACGACCCGGGCCACGCCGAGGGCGGCCAGCTGGTCGGCGTTGGCGAACTGGTCGGCGGCCTGCGGCGCGGCGATCATCGGCACGCCGCAGTGCAGGCCCTCGCTGCTGCCGCCCATGCCGGCGTGCGTGACGAACGCGTCGGCCTGCTCCAGGACGGCGAGCTGCGGCACCCACGGGTGCACCTCGACGCCGGCCGGGACCGGACCGATCTCGGCGGCCGGGACGTGCCGGCCGATCTGCAGCACGACGTGCCAGCCGGGCAGGTCGCCGAAGGCGGCGACGCAACGGCGGTAGAACTCCGGCTGCCGGGTGAACTCCGAGCCGAGCGAGACCAGGAGCACCTTCTCCGCGCCGGCCGGGCGCACCCAGTCGCCCTGGATCGACCGGTCG contains:
- a CDS encoding acyl-CoA dehydrogenase family protein, which codes for MNLDLPADARAFRDEVRAWLAANVPAEPLPAMETPAGNAAHRAWERRLADARLAVVSWPAEYGGRAAPPLHALLFEEEYHAAGAPARIGQNGLFLLAPTLFADGTAEQRDRVLPAMARGEQVWAQAWSEPEAGSDLAAIRSRATRADGGWLLSGQKTWSSRAVLADRAFGLFRTGPAALTYVLFDLRAPGVTVRPIRQLDGRPGFAEIFLEDVFVPDADVVGAPGDGWRIAMGTAGHERGVGLRSPGRFTAAARRLVTLWQESGDPGLRDRVADAWIGAQAYRLHALGGSSCSPSMTKLCWSDLDVALHETALELLGPHAEIDRSWTGGYLFALAGPIYAGTNEIQRDIVATRALGLPR
- a CDS encoding acyl-CoA dehydrogenase family protein, whose protein sequence is MNLTPSAEQAAFAAGLHNLLRASGVPAAADAWAAGDHGPGRRLWSSLAEAGVTGLAVPARWGGQGAEPADLVVAAEQLGRHAVPGPAAESLAAVPTLLAALDEPGRWLPALADGSLLGTLAAPPWLPYALDADAADVVLLAGRGLAGLARAGAGHRSLDRTRRLFEVAPAGTPQPCPAIDRALNLGALVCAAQLLGAGRALLDAATEHARTRTQFGGPIGRFQAVRHRLADVAVDLEFARPLLHAAAVTVSARDVSAAKVACAGAANRAARVALQVHGAIGYTQELGLGRWLTKVKALSLSWGTPADHRARVLAELAKGDAWT
- a CDS encoding acyl-CoA dehydrogenase family protein; translated protein: MTDDHKALRDAVRGLVADRPDPLWPRLCKEIGVAGLAVPSSCGGADATLLESHVVLAELARQLTPSPMLGSAVLATQALLRVGATGPLPSLCAGDLIATLLFLPDGDVAGPDRLTGEATQVLDASAAGLLLAVTGDTLWEVAAGDVAVQSCDVLDRTRPLAVARLAGAPAHRLGSAPGLRSWLRDLACVALSAEQVGAASRAFELTLAHVRQRVQFGRPIGSFQVIQHRLAEAHLSLEAATTASWTAAEAVAAGSPDAPTLAAMAKVHCSETQQSIAAEMVQLHGGIAITWDHDAHRYLRRAHADAQLFDPPATHLTRLAETLLPG